The Actinomadura graeca nucleotide sequence ACCAGGAAAGCATGGTGCGGCCCAGGCTCGCAGTCCTGAGCACATGGCAGCGGGCTCGCGAGTGGGCCGCCCCGTGACTCTGCCCATGTGGCCGTTCCGGTAAACCGATCAGCCTGTGCCGCGTCGTACCTCCGGTGAGAAACGGGTTTTCGGCCTTACTCGCGGGCTTTTGCGGTCGCGCGGCGGTTGGCCTTCTGGATCGCCTTGACCAGTTCGTCCTTGGTCATGGTGGACCGGCCCTGGACGTCGAGCCGCTTCGCGATCTCGTACAGGTGCTTCTTGGTGGCGTTGGCGTCGACGCCCTCGGCGGTCTTGGACGGCCTGCTGCGCGACTGCGGCGTGTCCTTGGCGGCCTGCTCGTCCGAGGGGCCCTTCCGCCCGCCCGCCTTGCGCTTCCAGCGGTCGCCGATCTTCTCGAATCTGTGCTTGAGGGCGCTGAACGCGGTGCGGTGCGCCCGCTCGCCCTCGCCGTACTGCTCGACCGCGGAGTCGTGGGCCTTGACCCAGGTGTCCTGCGCGTCCTCGGGTGAGCGGCGGAGCGTCGAGGGCATGTCCTCGCGGCCCGGCATGTCGGTCTCCTCTCCCTCGTCGGTGCCCTGTCAGGCGCGTCGTGCGGCGTCCTGTCGCCGTACCCGGCTCAGGCGAGTCCAACCGGCGGTCCCAGACGGGGCCGGTCACAGGCGGGGCCGGTCTCAGGCGGGGTCGGCGACGACCAGCTCCTGCTCGAACCAGTCGATCGTGCCGCGCAGGCCCTCCTCGACGGTGATCCGCGGGCTCCAGCCGAGGAGTTCGCGGGCCAGGGTGGTGTCGGGACGCCGGACACGCGGGTCGTCCTCGGGACGCTCGACGAAGCGGATCCGGGACGGTGAGCCGGTCAGCTCGACGACCAGCTCCGCGAGATCGGCCATGGAGAGCTCGTACGGGCTGCCGATGTTCACCGGGCCCGGATGGCGGGACATGGCGAGCGCCACGATCCCGCGGACGGTGTCGTCGACGTGGCAGATCGAGCGCGTCTGCGAGCCGTCCCCCGTCACCGTGAGGTCCTCGCCCGTCAGCGCCTGGCGCAGGAACGTCGGGATGGCGCGGCCGTCGTCGGGCCGCATCCTCGGCCCGTAGGTGTTGAAGATCCGGACGATCGCCGCGTCGAGGCCCCGGGAATGCCGGAACGCCGAGGTCAGGGCCTCGCCGAAGCGCTTGGCCTCGTCGTACACGCTGCGCGGCCCCACCGGGTTCACGTTGCCCCAGTACGTCTCCGGCTGCGGGTGGACGAGCGGGTCGCCGTACACCTCCGAGGTGGAGGCCAGCACGAACCGGGCGCCCTTCTCCTCGGCCAGCTCCAGCGCGTTGCGGGTGCCCTGGCTGCCGACCTCCAGGGTCTGGATGGGAAGCCGCAGATAGTCCGCCGGCGACGCCGCCGAGGCGAGGTGGAACACGTAGCCGACCTCGCCCGGCACGTGCACGGGTTCGGTCAGGTCGCGCCTGACGAACCGGAAGTCCCGCCGCCCGGTGAGGTGCGCGATGTTGCGCGACGTCCCGGTCAGCAGATTGTCCAGGCACACCACCGAGATCCCCCGGGCGAGCAGTGCCTCGCACAGGTGCGACCCGAGGAAGCCCGAGCCTCCCGTCACCACGGCGCGTCGATGTCTCATCCTGGTCCCCTCACGGTGTGGGCGAGCGCGCGGCCTGCCGCCTCGACGGCCTGGCCGGCGGTGATCTCCAGCAGGCCGGGATGCGGTTCGCGGCCGTGCGGGTCGCCGCGCCGCCCGGCCCACAGGACCAGGTGCTCGGCGCGGTCGGGCGGCCCCCAGCGGCCGGGCGGCGTCGGGCCGAACAGCAGCACCGACGGCGTCCGGAACGCGGTGGCCAGGTGGGCGGGGCCGGTGTCGCCGCACACCACGAGGCGGGCGCCGGCGACGAGCGCGGCGAGCCGCGGCAGCGGTGTACGGCCCGACAGGTCGGCGCCCGGGTCCAGCCCGGCGAGCTCGACGACGCGGCGCGCGATGGCCGCCTCGCCGGGGCCGCCGGTGACGACGACGCGTTCGCCGCCGTCCCGCAGCGCGGCCGCGACGGCCGCGAACCGCTCGGCCGGCCAGCGCCGCGCGGGGAAGGCCGCCCCCGGGTGGACCACCACGGCGCCGGGCGCGGGGGAGGCGGCCCGGGGCGCCGCCAGGTCCAGGTCGCCGGGGTCGGCGTGGAACCCGTACGCGCGGACGAGCCGGCACCACCGCGCCACCTCGTGCTCGTCGGGGTCCCAGTCGGGGCCGTCGGCGTGCGGGGCGGCGGTGCAGGCGAACGCCATCAGCCGGCCCGGTGACAGCGCCGCGAGGACGCGGTGGCTCCGCGGGCCCCGGCCGTGCAGGTTGACCGCCACGTCCACCGGCCCGGCGGGCGGCAGCGGGGCCAGGCCGTCCGCGGGCAGGACCGCGTCGACGGCGCCGGTGGCGCGGGCCAGCGCCGTCAATGCCTTGGGCGCGGCGAGCGTCAGCCGGGCCCCGGGCATCCCGCGGCGCACGGCCCGCAGCGCGGGCACGGCGGTCAGCAGGTCGCCCAGGCCGAGGGCGCGCAGGACCACGACGCGGCGCGCCGTCGTCGGCAGCGGCGCGCTGGTGGTCACGGCCACGACGGCTCCCGCGACGGGCAGACGACCATCTCGCGGACCTCGCATCCCGCGGGCTGCGCGAGCGCGAACGCGACCGCCGCCGCGACGTCCGCGGGCCGGTTGAGCTCGGCGTCGGGGCCCGGCCTGTACTGCTCGGTGCGGTCGTCGAAGAAGGCGGTGTCCATCCCGCCGGGGACCATCAGCGTCACGCCGACCCTCCCGGCCAGCTCGGCGGCGAGCGCCCGGGTGAAGCCGACGACGCCGAACTTGGACGCGCAGTAGGCGGTGGCGTCGCCGAGCGCCCGCAGCCCGAGCGTGGACGCGACCGTGACGATCCGCCCGCGCGGCTCGTCCTCCAGGTAGGGCAGCGCGGCGCGCACGACGGCGGCGGTGCCGAGCAGGTTCACCCGCACGACCCGCTCCCAGTCCTCGGCGGGCACGTCCCCCAGGGCGCCGCACGCGTCGATCCCGGCGGCGGTGACGACCGCGTCCAGCCCCCCGCCGGAGCGGGCCAGCCCGTGCACGGCGCGCTCGGCGCACCCGCGGTCGGCGAGGTCGGCCTGGACGTACTCGACGTCGTCCTTGGGCGGGTGCAGGTCCAGGACGAGCGGACGTCCCCCGTCCTCGGCGACCCTGCGGGCGATGGCCGCGCCGAGCCCGGAGGCGCCACCGGTGATGAGGACGTTCATGATGCGGTTCCCTTCGTCGTCGACAGCAGGCGTGAGGTGGAGCGCCCTTCGAGCAGGGGCAGCAGGACCACCTCGCCGCCGTTGGCCCGGACCGTGCCGGCCTCGGGCAGCGGGGTCCCGGCGTAGTCGGCGCCCTTGACCCACACCTGCGGCCGCAGCCGCTCCAGCAGCGGCGCCGGGGTGTCGTCGTCGAAGACCACCGCCGCGTCCACGTCGCTGAGCGCCTCCAGCACCCGGACGCGGTCGGCGGCGGGCGTCACCGGGCGGTCCGGGCCCTTGCGGCGGCGCACCGAGGCGTCGGAGTTCACGCAGACGATCAGGCAGTCGCCGAGCCGCCGCGCCTGCCGCAGCAGGCTGACGTGCCCGGCGTGCAGCAGGTCGAAGCAGCCGCCGGTCGCCACGACCGTGCCGCCGGCGCGCCGGGTGCGCTCGGCGAGGCCGAAGGCGTCCTCCCCGCGTTCGGGGACGAGCCGGGCGGTGCCGTTCTCGGTGAGCCGCGTGGCGAGCGCCGACGCCGCGCCCGCCCGGACGAACTCCGAGGCGCGCCGGACGCCCTCGGTGACCGCCGCGGTGAGCGGTCCGCCGTCGGCGAGCACGTCCACCGCCCCGACCGCGAAGCCGTCGCCGGCCCCGCACGCGTCGCCCCGCGCGGGTTCGGCCGGGGCGAGGAAGGGCGTGCGCGTCCCGTCGCACAGCAGGGCGCCCTCGGCGCCGAGGGTGATCGCGACGCCGTCCAGGCCCCACAGCCGGCCGAGATGCCGGCCGCGCCGCCCGGCCGCCGCCAGCCCGGATCCGCCGATCTCGGCGCCGTCCGCCGCGGCGAGCCGTGCGGCCTCCTCCTCGTTCGGGGTGAGCAGCCGCGTGCCGGGCACCGGCGGCTCCCCCTTCGGGTGCGGGTCCCACACGACCGGGACGTGGCCGGGCAGGTCGCCCAGCAGGGACCGGACGGCGCGGTGCCGGGTCACGCCGCGCCCGTAGTCGGAGACCAGCACGGCGCCGGCCCCCGCCACGGCGTCGGTGACGCGCGGACCGACGGGCCCGTCCAGGGCCTGCCCTTCCCCTGTGTCCAGGCGCGCCACCGACTGCTCTCCCGCGCGGATGCGCAGCTTGCAGGGCGTCCCGCCGTGCAGGTGGAACGCGGCGACCTCCACGTGCCGCTCCAGCATCGCGCGCAGCCGCCGGCCGGGCTCGTCGTCGGCCAGCGCGGTGACGAGCACCACCTCGCGGCCGGACGCCGCCGCCAGCAGCGCGGCCAGCCCCGCGCCGCCCGGGCGGGGGCGCTCCTCGGCCTGCTCGACGACCGGGACCGGCGCGTCCGGGCAGAGCCGGCTGCTGGTGCCGACGATGTCGATGTCGAGCAGGACGTCGCCCACCACGACCAGCGGCGCGGTCATCCCCCCACCCCCAGGACCTCGTCGATCACTCCGCACAGCAGGTGGAGCGCCGCGAGGTGGATCTCCTGGACGGTCGCGGTGGCCGCGGCGTCCACGGCGATGGCGTCGTCGCAGGACCCGGTGAGCGGGTTCGGGCCCGGGCCGGTCAGCGCCCAGGCGGCCATCCCCGTGCGCCGCGCCCGGTGCGCCGCCGCGATCACGTTGGGGCTGCGGCCGCTCGTCGACAGGCAGAGCAGCACGTCGCCGGTGCGGCCGTGCGCCTGCACCTGCCGCGCGAAGACGTCCACCGGGCCGTAGTCGTTGCCGATGGCGGTGACCGCGGAGGTGTCGGCGTGCAGCGGGATCGCCGACAGCGGCCGCCGGTCGCTCTCGAACCTGCCGGTCAGCTCGGCCGTCAGATGCTGGGCCTCGGCGGCGCTGCCCCCGTTGCCGCAGGCGAGCAGCCGCCCGCCGGTGCCGAGGACGCGGGCGAGCCGGCGTCCCCACGCGGCGACCGTCGGCACGTGCTCGCGGAACCGCAGCGCGGCCTCCGCGAGCGCCTCCAGCCGCTCGTCCTGCGCGGTGAGGACCGGGCTGCGCGCCGGCGCCGTCACGCCGCCACCCCGCTCAGGGCGCCCGCCCGCCGGTAGACGCCGGCGGTGCCGGCGGCCACGCGCGCCCACGAGTAGCGGGCCCGCGCCCGGTCGCGGCCCGCGCGGCCCATCGCGGCACGCTTCACCGGGTCGTCCAGCAGCTCCCGGATCGCCGCGGCGGCGGCCCCGGGATCGCGGGGCGGCACGTGCGCGCCGGTGACGCCCGGGACGACGGTGTCGAGATGACCGCCGACGCCGCTCGCCACGACGGGCACGCCGCAGGCCATGGCCTCCAGCGGCACCATCCCGAACGGCTCGTACCAGGGCAGCGTGACGACCGCGCTCGCCGACCGCAGCAGCGGGGCGACCTCGTCGCGGCCGACCCGCCCGAGGAACTCCACGCGGCCGGAGACGCCCGCGTCCCGCGCCACCCGCCGCAGCCTGCGCACCTCCGGGTCGCCGTCCAGGTCCGCGCGCGGCGGTCCTCCGGCGACGGCCAGCCGGGCGCCCGGCAGGTACGCCAGCGCCTCGATGGCGGTGTCGACGCCCTTGCGCTCGACCAGGCGGGACAGCACCACGAGCGGGCCCGCGTCCGCGCCGTCCCGTCCCCGGCGGGGTGTGAAGAGGCCGAGGTCGACGCCGCACGGGACGACCGACACGCGGTCGCGCGGGACGCCCAGCGCGGCGAGCTCGGCGACCTCGTCCGCGCACGTCGCGATGACGGCGTCGGCGCCGCGCCCGAGGGCCCGCTCCAGCCGGACGCGGGAGGCGGGACTGGTGTCGCCGTCGCCCTGGTGGCGGCGCTTGACGCTGCCGAGCGCGTGGTAGGTCTGCACCACCGGCACATGCCGGGGGCCCGGCGGGCCGGACGCCTGGACGGCGGCGAGCCCGCTCATCCAGAAGTGGGCGTGCGCCACGTCGGGCGGATCGGCGGACCAGCGCCGCTCCAGGTAGAGGCCGAACGCGTGCATCCAGGGCAGCAGGTCGTCCTTGGCGATGCGCTCGGGCGGGCCCGCCGGGACGTGCTCGACGGTCACCCCGGGCGCGAGGCGGACGCGGCGGGGGAGGGCGGGGGCGTCCCGGCGGGTGTAGACGGTGACGTCGTGCCCTTGGCGGCCCAGCTCGGCGGCCAGCTCGGCGACGAACACGTTCTGCCCGCCGCCGTCCGCCCCGCCGAGCCCGCCGGCGGCGGCCAGCGGGCTGGCGTGCTCGGAGACCATGGCAATCCTCATCGCGTTACCTCCCAGAGAGTCCGCTGCCAATCGCGCAGGAACCGGGGCAGCCCGTAGCGGTCGACGGCGTGGGCCCGCGCCTCCTTGCCCATCTGGCGGGCACGCGGCGGGTCGGCGGTCAGCGACCGCGCGGCGTCGGCGAGGGTGCCGGCGCGCGTGGACAGCACCCCCGCCTCCGGCGGCACCGCCTCGACGGCCTCGGTGGTGGCCAGCGCCACCACCGGCAGGCCGAGCATCATGGCCTCGATGAGCGCGAGGCCGAGCGAGGTCCACCGGTAGGGGTGGACGTAGACGCGGCGGCGGGCGAGCTCCTCGTGCATCCTCGCCTGCGGCAGGTCCTCGAAGGTCCACAGCGACTCGGGCGCGATGCCGAGCCGTCCGGGGACGTCGGCGACGTTCATCCCGAACAGGTCGAGGGGGACGGCCGCGGCCAGCCCGGCGAGCAGGTCGGTGCCCGCGACGCGGCCCCGGCGGAGGGGGTCGTTGATGACGACGCCGGCGCGGGGCATGTCACCGGTGCAGCGGTAGCCGGGGTCCACGACGCCGTGCTCGATGACCGTGGTCGGCGCCCGCCCGCAGTTCCAGAACAGCTGGTTGAAGTGGGTGACGTGCACGACGGGGATGTCGGCGCGGTCGTGCAGGAAATGCCGGCTGTCGGGGACGATCTCCTCCGGCCATCCGGCGTCCGCGGGCGTCCGGCGGGGGGTGTCGTGCTCGACGTACACGGCGGGGACGTCGCGTCCCGGGCGCCGGCCGAGCCACTCCTCGGTGAGGCGCAGCTCGCGCGGCCGCTGCAGGACGACCACGTCCACCTCCTCGTCCCGGAGCCGGTCGAAGGGCACCTCGACGGCGCGGCCGGGCCAGGCGAAGGTGTCGGGGCGCCCCCTGCCGTCCGGGCCGCGGCCGGGCGTGACGGGCACCAGCGTGGTGTGCGGGCCGTGCACGAACGACGTCGCCCACGAGCCGTGCACGTGCCAGAGCAGGACCCTCATGCGACCACCTCCCCGCCGGGCCCGACGTCGGCCGCGACGATCTCGACGGCCGCGGCGACCTCCTCGGCGCGGACGGACGCCAGGCACGGGTGCCCGTCGACCGGGCATTCGCGGGCCCGGCTGTCCTTGCAGGGCGCCTGCTGGTCGCCGAGCAGCGCCAGCGGGACCCCGAACGGCGCCCACCGGGCGGCCGGGACGGTCGGCGCGAACAGCGACACGACGGGCGTGCCGACGGCGGCGGCCAGGTGCGCGGGACCGGTGTTGCCCGCGACGACGGCGCGCGCGCCCCGCAGCACCGACCCCAGCTCGGCCAGCGTCGTGCGGCCGCCGAGGTCCAGCCCGTCCTCCCCGGCGACGAGCGCGGTCAGCTCCTTCTCGTCGCCGTGGCCGGTGACGACGACACGGTGCCCGGCCGCGCCGAGGACGCGCACGGCGTCGGCGCAGTGCGCCGGCGGCCACGCCCGTGCCGGGACGGACGCCCCCGGATGCACCACCACGTACCCGGGCCCGCCGGTGAGGTGGTCGGTGTCGGGCAGCGGCTCACGGACCCGCAGCCGGGTGTCGGCCGACGCGGGGAACCCCGCGTCCTCGGCGAGCGCGAGCATGCGCAGCGGCTCGGGCACGTCGCCCTCGGGACGGTGCCGCAGGTCCAGCAGCGAGCCGGGGTAGTCCTCGCTGATGCCGCCGATCCACGGCGTCCCCGCCAGGCGCAGCAGCAGCGCCAGCGGCAGCGGCGACTGGTGCGACGAGGTGAGGATCAGCGCCCGGTCGAAGCCCGCGAGCGTCCCGGTGAACCGCTCGATGTCCAGGACGTCGACCGGGTCGGGCTCCGGGTCGATCCACGGCGCGCGCCACTCGATCACCTCGTCCACGCCGGGGAGCAGGTCGGCGGCGGCGCGGCCGCGCGGCCCGCACAGCAGCACGACCTCCTCGGCGCGCGCGGCCACCGCCCGCACCGCGGGCCCGGCGAGCAGCACGTCGCCGATGTTGTCCTGCCTGGCCACCAGCACCCTCACCGCGACCTCCCTCCGCCGAGCAGCAGGTCCACGGCGGCTTCCAGCGTCGGCGCCGTCTCCGGCGCGCGCGCGATCTCCACTGGCAGGGTCCGCCCGGTGGGCACGAGGATGCCGCGAGCACCCGCCGCGGCGGCGGCCTCGACGTCGCCGCCGATGTCGCCGATGACGGCGCAGTCGGACGGCCGCGCGCCCAGCCGCCGCGCCGCGCGCTCGATCATCCCCGGCAGCGGCTTGCGGCACGCGCATCCGTCGTCGCCGTCGTGGGGGCAGAACTCCCACACGTCGACGCGGCCGAGCAGCTCCTCCACGCGCGCGTTCACGCGCCGCACGTCCCCCGCCGTGATGCGGCCCTTGGCCACGCCCGACTGGTTGGACACCACGCCGATGCGGACCCCGTGGCGCCGCAGCCGGTCCAGGGCCCGCCGCGCCCCCGGCATCGGCTCGACCCGCCGGGGGTCGCCGTTGTACGGGACGTCGCGGATGAGGGTGTCGTCGCGGTCGAAGAGGACCACCCGGGGCCCGGCCCACGGCCGCGCGCGCCGGTGCGCGAGGAGCCCCCGGATCCGGTGCCGGATCGCCACGGGCGGGATCACGGCGCTGGTCACCAGCATCAGCGCGACCTCGGCGCCCGTCCGCGGCCCCGGCCGGATCCGCTCCGCGGCGAACCGCGCGGTGAGCGCGGCCCAGACCGTCCCGGAGACCAGGGCGATCCCTGTCACCCGGCCCCTCCGGGGCGGCCGCCTCCGGGCCGCGACGAGGGCGGGGGGCACGGTGACGAGGGCGGCGAGGCCCGCGAGCGTGGTGGCGGCGTGGCGGCGCAGCAGGCCCGGGCCCTCACCGGCGCGGGCGCGCCAGGAACGGCCGTGCAGGCGCCACATCAGGACGTCGTCGGCGTTGCCGGCCTGGGCGCGGACCGAGGCCCACGGACCCGCGGGCCGCACCGGATGGGTGATCTCCCGCGTGCCGCGGACGAGGCGGTGGCCGGCGTCCAGGACGCGCAGCGCCAGGTCGGCGTCCTCGCGGTAGGCCCGGCGGAACCGTTCGTCGAAGCCGCCCGTCCCGGCGAGGACGCCGCGCCGGTAGGCCATGTCGGCGGTGATCCAGTCGGCGTCCGCGAGACCGGCGGTGCCCCGCTCCCAGTCGGTGGGGCGCTGCCCGTCCGGCGGCGGGACCCTGACGCGGCCCTTGGACCCGGCGACGCCGGGCGGCAGGCCGGCGAGGTCGTCGGCGAGCCGGGCGCACCAGCCGGGGCCGGGGACGACGTCGTCGTCGAGGAAGGCCACCCACTCGGTCGCGGCGGCGCGCCAGCCGGTGTTCCGCGCGGCGGCGGGACCCCGTCCCCCGGAGCGCAGGACCCGGATGCCCGGCCCGCCGGGCGGCGGCAGCGGCAGTGGCAGCGGCGCGCCGGGCACGGGACGGTCGTCC carries:
- a CDS encoding ChaB family protein codes for the protein MPGREDMPSTLRRSPEDAQDTWVKAHDSAVEQYGEGERAHRTAFSALKHRFEKIGDRWKRKAGGRKGPSDEQAAKDTPQSRSRPSKTAEGVDANATKKHLYEIAKRLDVQGRSTMTKDELVKAIQKANRRATAKARE
- a CDS encoding NAD-dependent epimerase/dehydratase family protein, with translation MRHRRAVVTGGSGFLGSHLCEALLARGISVVCLDNLLTGTSRNIAHLTGRRDFRFVRRDLTEPVHVPGEVGYVFHLASAASPADYLRLPIQTLEVGSQGTRNALELAEEKGARFVLASTSEVYGDPLVHPQPETYWGNVNPVGPRSVYDEAKRFGEALTSAFRHSRGLDAAIVRIFNTYGPRMRPDDGRAIPTFLRQALTGEDLTVTGDGSQTRSICHVDDTVRGIVALAMSRHPGPVNIGSPYELSMADLAELVVELTGSPSRIRFVERPEDDPRVRRPDTTLARELLGWSPRITVEEGLRGTIDWFEQELVVADPA
- a CDS encoding glycosyltransferase family 9 protein, with protein sequence MAVTTSAPLPTTARRVVVLRALGLGDLLTAVPALRAVRRGMPGARLTLAAPKALTALARATGAVDAVLPADGLAPLPPAGPVDVAVNLHGRGPRSHRVLAALSPGRLMAFACTAAPHADGPDWDPDEHEVARWCRLVRAYGFHADPGDLDLAAPRAASPAPGAVVVHPGAAFPARRWPAERFAAVAAALRDGGERVVVTGGPGEAAIARRVVELAGLDPGADLSGRTPLPRLAALVAGARLVVCGDTGPAHLATAFRTPSVLLFGPTPPGRWGPPDRAEHLVLWAGRRGDPHGREPHPGLLEITAGQAVEAAGRALAHTVRGPG
- a CDS encoding SDR family NAD(P)-dependent oxidoreductase; translation: MNVLITGGASGLGAAIARRVAEDGGRPLVLDLHPPKDDVEYVQADLADRGCAERAVHGLARSGGGLDAVVTAAGIDACGALGDVPAEDWERVVRVNLLGTAAVVRAALPYLEDEPRGRIVTVASTLGLRALGDATAYCASKFGVVGFTRALAAELAGRVGVTLMVPGGMDTAFFDDRTEQYRPGPDAELNRPADVAAAVAFALAQPAGCEVREMVVCPSREPSWP
- a CDS encoding PfkB family carbohydrate kinase yields the protein MTAPLVVVGDVLLDIDIVGTSSRLCPDAPVPVVEQAEERPRPGGAGLAALLAAASGREVVLVTALADDEPGRRLRAMLERHVEVAAFHLHGGTPCKLRIRAGEQSVARLDTGEGQALDGPVGPRVTDAVAGAGAVLVSDYGRGVTRHRAVRSLLGDLPGHVPVVWDPHPKGEPPVPGTRLLTPNEEEAARLAAADGAEIGGSGLAAAGRRGRHLGRLWGLDGVAITLGAEGALLCDGTRTPFLAPAEPARGDACGAGDGFAVGAVDVLADGGPLTAAVTEGVRRASEFVRAGAASALATRLTENGTARLVPERGEDAFGLAERTRRAGGTVVATGGCFDLLHAGHVSLLRQARRLGDCLIVCVNSDASVRRRKGPDRPVTPAADRVRVLEALSDVDAAVVFDDDTPAPLLERLRPQVWVKGADYAGTPLPEAGTVRANGGEVVLLPLLEGRSTSRLLSTTKGTAS
- a CDS encoding D-sedoheptulose-7-phosphate isomerase: MEALAEAALRFREHVPTVAAWGRRLARVLGTGGRLLACGNGGSAAEAQHLTAELTGRFESDRRPLSAIPLHADTSAVTAIGNDYGPVDVFARQVQAHGRTGDVLLCLSTSGRSPNVIAAAHRARRTGMAAWALTGPGPNPLTGSCDDAIAVDAAATATVQEIHLAALHLLCGVIDEVLGVGG
- a CDS encoding glycosyltransferase; the protein is MRIAMVSEHASPLAAAGGLGGADGGGQNVFVAELAAELGRQGHDVTVYTRRDAPALPRRVRLAPGVTVEHVPAGPPERIAKDDLLPWMHAFGLYLERRWSADPPDVAHAHFWMSGLAAVQASGPPGPRHVPVVQTYHALGSVKRRHQGDGDTSPASRVRLERALGRGADAVIATCADEVAELAALGVPRDRVSVVPCGVDLGLFTPRRGRDGADAGPLVVLSRLVERKGVDTAIEALAYLPGARLAVAGGPPRADLDGDPEVRRLRRVARDAGVSGRVEFLGRVGRDEVAPLLRSASAVVTLPWYEPFGMVPLEAMACGVPVVASGVGGHLDTVVPGVTGAHVPPRDPGAAAAAIRELLDDPVKRAAMGRAGRDRARARYSWARVAAGTAGVYRRAGALSGVAA
- a CDS encoding glycosyltransferase — protein: MRVLLWHVHGSWATSFVHGPHTTLVPVTPGRGPDGRGRPDTFAWPGRAVEVPFDRLRDEEVDVVVLQRPRELRLTEEWLGRRPGRDVPAVYVEHDTPRRTPADAGWPEEIVPDSRHFLHDRADIPVVHVTHFNQLFWNCGRAPTTVIEHGVVDPGYRCTGDMPRAGVVINDPLRRGRVAGTDLLAGLAAAVPLDLFGMNVADVPGRLGIAPESLWTFEDLPQARMHEELARRRVYVHPYRWTSLGLALIEAMMLGLPVVALATTEAVEAVPPEAGVLSTRAGTLADAARSLTADPPRARQMGKEARAHAVDRYGLPRFLRDWQRTLWEVTR
- a CDS encoding glycosyltransferase family 9 protein — protein: MRVLVARQDNIGDVLLAGPAVRAVAARAEEVVLLCGPRGRAAADLLPGVDEVIEWRAPWIDPEPDPVDVLDIERFTGTLAGFDRALILTSSHQSPLPLALLLRLAGTPWIGGISEDYPGSLLDLRHRPEGDVPEPLRMLALAEDAGFPASADTRLRVREPLPDTDHLTGGPGYVVVHPGASVPARAWPPAHCADAVRVLGAAGHRVVVTGHGDEKELTALVAGEDGLDLGGRTTLAELGSVLRGARAVVAGNTGPAHLAAAVGTPVVSLFAPTVPAARWAPFGVPLALLGDQQAPCKDSRARECPVDGHPCLASVRAEEVAAAVEIVAADVGPGGEVVA
- a CDS encoding HAD-IIIA family hydrolase, which encodes MSHTVVVPTIGRDSLRVTLDALLASAAGGEGAPHEIIVVDDRPVPGAPLPLPLPPPGGPGIRVLRSGGRGPAAARNTGWRAAATEWVAFLDDDVVPGPGWCARLADDLAGLPPGVAGSKGRVRVPPPDGQRPTDWERGTAGLADADWITADMAYRRGVLAGTGGFDERFRRAYREDADLALRVLDAGHRLVRGTREITHPVRPAGPWASVRAQAGNADDVLMWRLHGRSWRARAGEGPGLLRRHAATTLAGLAALVTVPPALVAARRRPPRRGRVTGIALVSGTVWAALTARFAAERIRPGPRTGAEVALMLVTSAVIPPVAIRHRIRGLLAHRRARPWAGPRVVLFDRDDTLIRDVPYNGDPRRVEPMPGARRALDRLRRHGVRIGVVSNQSGVAKGRITAGDVRRVNARVEELLGRVDVWEFCPHDGDDGCACRKPLPGMIERAARRLGARPSDCAVIGDIGGDVEAAAAAGARGILVPTGRTLPVEIARAPETAPTLEAAVDLLLGGGRSR